The proteins below are encoded in one region of Plutella xylostella chromosome Z, ilPluXylo3.1, whole genome shotgun sequence:
- the LOC105381349 gene encoding skin secretory protein xP2: MRITALVVLLACVACGAHARAQDEDRTPSRGLLKRGLLAKGKATTTTTTPAPQEEAEYEDEAEYPAEESPEPSSEAPPSSTEGKKLGGVRPFRSNTDLLETLKRRRQQAAEAKLHGHSATTAAPAQSDAPTEAPVKANFSKKRFTSGSRDSNTEESSPAGKPSRNRFGRPAKSIQEVEPEVEQNDAAPPARTGRTFSGRRGGN; encoded by the exons AGTCGTGCTCCTGGCGTGTGTGGCGTGCGGGGCgcatgcgcgcgcgcaggaCGAGGACCGCACGCCCTCGCGGGGGCTGCTGAAGCGGGGGCTGCTGGCCAAGGGGAaggccaccaccaccaccaccacgcCCGCGCCTCAG GAGGAGGCAGAATACGAGGACGAGGCGGAGTACCCAGCCGAAGAGTCTCCGGAGCCGTCGTCGGAGGCGCCGCCCTCGTCCACGGAGGGCAAGAAGCTGGGCGGCGTGCGTCCCTTCCGCTCCAACACCGACCTGCTGGAGACGCTGAAGAGAAGGAGGCAGCAGGCCGCTGAAG CCAAGCTGCACGGTCACAGCGCCACCACCGCCGCACCCGCGCAGTCCGACGCTCCCACCGAGGCACCAGTGAAGGCCAACTTCA GCAAGAAGCGCTTCACGTCTGGCAGCCGGGACAGCAACACCGAGGAGTCTTCGCCCGCCGGCAAGCCCAGCAGAAATCGCTTCGGAAGAC CCGCCAAGTCCATCCAGGAAGTGGAGCCAGAAGTGGAGCAGAACGACGCCGCACCGCCAGCCAGGACCGGCAGGACATTCTCCGGCAGACGCGGAGGAAACTAG
- the LOC105381295 gene encoding D-3-phosphoglycerate dehydrogenase, whose protein sequence is MGLDIKSVLVVDGVGPNCAQILQQHGIGVTEVAKISKEQLLKEVPKFDALVVRSASTVTAEVLAAGSKLKVVGRAGAGVDNIDVPAAGAKNIAVINAPGANAMSACELTCSLLLAAARHVVPAAAALRAGRWERAQHTGTELYGKTLAVLGLGRVGREVAVRMNAFGMTVVGFDPFVSAEQCKEFHTTKMELEQIWPVADYITLHTPLIDSTRNFINAEVFKKCKKGVKIVNVGRGGLIKEADLLAALNSGVVGAAALDVFEQEPPTDPLTLEIIQHKAVIATPHLGASTKEAQVRVGQEIAEQLVNLVKPGTFSTPIAEVTRVLKK, encoded by the exons ATGGGTCTGGACATCAAGTCGGTGCTGGTGGTGGACGGGGTGGGCCCGAACTGCGCGCAGATCCTGCAGCAGCACGGCATCGGCGTCACCGAGGTCGCCAAGATCAGCAAGGAACAGCTGCTGAAGGAGGTccct AAATTCGACGCGCTGGTGGTCCGCTCGGCCTCCACCGTCACCGCGGAGGTGCTGGCGGCCGGCTCCAAGCTCAAGGTGGTGGGCCGCGCCGGCGCTGGCGTGGACAACATCGACGTGCCGGCGGCTGGAGCCAAGAACATCGCCGTCATCAA TGCCCCCGGAGCGAACGCCATGAGCGCTTGCGAGCTGACCTGCTCCCTACtcctggcggcggcgcggcacgtggtgccggcggcggcggcgctgcgtGCGGGGCGCTGGGAGCGCGCACAGCACACCGGCACGGAGCTATATGGGAAGACCCTGGCGGTCCTCGGATTGGGCAGGGTCGGACGGGAGGTGGCCGTCAGGATGAATGCTTTCGGCATGACG GTGGTTGGCTTCGACCCGTTCGTCTCAGCCGAGCAGTGCAAGGAGTTCCACACCACCAAGATGGAGCTGGAGCAGATCTGGCCCGTGGCCGACTACATCACGCTGCACACGCCGCTTATTGACTCCACCAGGA ACTTCATAAACGCGGAAGTGTTCAAGAAGTGCAAGAAGGGCGTCAAGATCGTGAACGTGGGCCGCGGCGGCCTCATCAAGGAGGCCGACCTGCTGGCCGCGCTCAACTCTGGAGTG GTCGGAGCCGCAGCCCTTGACGTATTCGAGCAGGAGCCCCCGACGGACCCGCTCACCCTCGAGATCATCCAGCACAAGGCCGTCATCGCCACGCCGCATCTAG GAGCATCCACAAAGGAAGCGCAAGTGAGAGTAGGCCAGGAGATCGCTGAACAACTGGTCAATCTGGTCAAACCCGGCACCTTCTCCACCCCCATCGCAGAGGTCACCAGGGTACTCAAGAAGTGA